The nucleotide sequence AATAAGTATAATAGTTTTTTCATTCGGTAGTGTAATAATATTAGAGCACAAATCTAATAGATCAATATAAGATACGAATTAGTATTCAATTTCATTATGGAATTATTAATAATAAATTATTTTTAGGCTTGTCTAAATTTTTTCTTTAGCTTTGTATCAAATATTAATTAGTACACTATAAAAAATATAACTACAAGCCATGAAGGCATACATTACTATCATTTTACTTTTCTATACATCATTGTTAATAGCAGGAGATAAAATCAATATCAAAGGACATATCACTTCTGGTAAAGAACATATTCCTTTTGCTACTATCTCTGTAAATGATGGGGCATTTGGAACATCCGCTGATGATCACGGACATTTCCTTCTGTCTTTAGAGAAAGGGAAATCTTATCAAATCTTAGTTTCTGCTGTAGGTTACCAACCACAGGAACTAAACTTTACAGCAAAAAACAACCAGCAAGAAATCCACTTTAACTTAACGAAAGACTTACTTCAACTTAATGAGGTCGTCGTTTCTTCCAACAGAAGAGAACAAAGTAGAAAAGAAACCGCAGCAGTTGTCAATGTTGTGAGTCAAGAAATTTTCGTTGCATCCAGCTCTAAAGTTGTTGCTGATGGATTAAACTTCGTTTCTGGAGCCAGAGTTGAAAATACTTGTGGTAACTGTGGTGCAGCATCATTAAGGTTAAATGGACTAGAAGGGCCGTATACACAGATTCTTATGGACAGTAGACCAATGTTTAGTGGTTTAGTGAGTGTTTACGGATTAGAGCAGATTCCAGTATCTATGGTAGACCAAATCGAAGTTGTAAGAGGCGGTGGATCAGTATTATTCGGAGCTAATGCCATTGGTGGTACAGTAAATATCATTACTAAAGCCCCTCAATTTAACTCTTATGAAGTCGGCACTAACATGGGTACAATTGATGGAAAGTCAAATGACTACAATGCCTACTTCAACACATCAGTTATTTCAAAAAATGATAAAACGGGAGCATATATCTATGGTTCATACAGACACAGAGATGCTTGGAATGCTAACCCTAATGACATTTGGTACAAAGTAGATGATGATGGCAACGCTTATGGCGATCCATTAAAAGATGATTTTTCAGAACTACCTAGACTTAAAACGGCTTCTATTGGTACTAAGATCTACCATAGTTTTAACGACCAGAATAAATTAACTGCTGACTTACGTTATATTCATGAAGATCGTAGAGGTGGTAATAAACTTAATGAAGCTCCAGAAAAGACAGATATTACTGAATGGATCGATATGGGTATTGCCAGTGGTAGTGTTAACTATGACTGGTTCAGTAAAGATAAAAAGACTCACATCAATGCATATTCTAGCTTGCAATATGTACATAGAGATAGTTACTATGGTGCTAACCAAGCACAAGATGGATACGGCTTAACGACAGGAACCACTTATGTAGGAGGTGCTCAGATCAACCAAAACTTTGGAAAAATGTTCAACGCTGACTCTTACTTTGTAGCAGGTACTGAATACATTTAT is from Flammeovirga agarivorans and encodes:
- a CDS encoding TonB-dependent receptor, translated to MKAYITIILLFYTSLLIAGDKINIKGHITSGKEHIPFATISVNDGAFGTSADDHGHFLLSLEKGKSYQILVSAVGYQPQELNFTAKNNQQEIHFNLTKDLLQLNEVVVSSNRREQSRKETAAVVNVVSQEIFVASSSKVVADGLNFVSGARVENTCGNCGAASLRLNGLEGPYTQILMDSRPMFSGLVSVYGLEQIPVSMVDQIEVVRGGGSVLFGANAIGGTVNIITKAPQFNSYEVGTNMGTIDGKSNDYNAYFNTSVISKNDKTGAYIYGSYRHRDAWNANPNDIWYKVDDDGNAYGDPLKDDFSELPRLKTASIGTKIYHSFNDQNKLTADLRYIHEDRRGGNKLNEAPEKTDITEWIDMGIASGSVNYDWFSKDKKTHINAYSSLQYVHRDSYYGANQAQDGYGLTTGTTYVGGAQINQNFGKMFNADSYFVAGTEYIYDNIFDKKLGYNDRNDGQYVPDAPVSNQESQTVAVFAQNEWKGKKLSVLIGARMDYVMIRDNENPDNNKEVPSFNPRVNLKYNITPDMQLRGGFATGFRAPQMFSEDLHIEVAGGQAVRTVLDPDLKPETSLSYNLAWDYETQIGSVQTYFLLEGFHTRIKDRFDNQYQYLDDGTLINYKRNSTSDAIVQGINAELKVAPSEKLNFQGAYTIQTAEYEEENGWGDEETSTSKYILRTPNQYGSLTLNYKPAQKWTTSLTGVYTGSMHVPLLPGGFINGQPVENESLIETETFFDMGMKVSYLTRLSKNANIQFGAGVKNIFNQMQDQFVSGADRDAAFVYGPITPRMYFIEIKIGNLLN